In Ignavibacteriales bacterium, the sequence ACACTAAAATGGAATTAGTTTCTCCATTCACAACTTCAATGGGAACTGAATACGACGAGGAACATATTATTGTTCGCGTTGATGGTGAGGGCTTTACAGGCTGGGGCGAAAGTGTTGCTGAAGGAACCCCGTTTTACTCTTACGAAACAGTAACAACAGCGTGGCACATCTTGCAGGATTTTTTAATTCCATCAATTCTTGGCAAAGATATTTCTGGTATCGATAGCGCGATTGCATCTTATGAAAAAGTGCGCGGACATATGATGGCAAAAGCAGGACTTGAAGCAGCATTGTGGGATTTGTTTGCTAAATCAAAAAATATTTCGCTTTCAAAAATGATGGGCGGAACAAGAGATAAAATTGATGTTGGTGTTAGTATTGGTATTCAATCATCTGTGCCGGATCTGATAAAAAAAATTGAAGGTTATCTTGCTGAAGGTTATAAAAGAATAAAGATTAAAATTGCTCCCGGAAATGATATTCAATTTGTTAAAGCAGTAAGAAAAGAATTTCCAAATATCCTATTTCAGGTTGATGCTAACTCTGCTTATGAATTAAAGCATATTGATTTGTTTAAGCAGATGGATGATTTGAATTTGTTATTGATTGAACAGCCGCTTGGTTATGAAGATATATATGATCATTCAAAACTTCAGAAAGATCTTAAAACACCAATT encodes:
- the menC gene encoding o-succinylbenzoate synthase, whose product is MKIEKIELRHTKMELVSPFTTSMGTEYDEEHIIVRVDGEGFTGWGESVAEGTPFYSYETVTTAWHILQDFLIPSILGKDISGIDSAIASYEKVRGHMMAKAGLEAALWDLFAKSKNISLSKMMGGTRDKIDVGVSIGIQSSVPDLIKKIEGYLAEGYKRIKIKIAPGNDIQFVKAVRKEFPNILFQVDANSAYELKHIDLFKQMDDLNLLLIEQPLGYEDIYDHSKLQKDLKTPICLDESIHSLDDTRAAIELDSCRVINIKPGRVGGFTESKLIHDYCASKNIPVWCGGMLESGIGRAGNVALASLPNFTLPGDISASKRYYKEDIVEPEFLVNKDGTMDVPTKPGIGVEVNMKMLEKVTVKKKVY